One window of the Doryrhamphus excisus isolate RoL2022-K1 chromosome 10, RoL_Dexc_1.0, whole genome shotgun sequence genome contains the following:
- the LOC131137339 gene encoding la-related protein 4 isoform X2, protein MSSDQSGEPPLLQEEADPGPKTGGKDEAALRNEGGSGGMVTSKGTGLNPNAKVWQEMPITPSEAVPNSPHWPPSDLKYLEPPCAGCRPYTVGFTGLDSSSSTATAEIAVNGMDLPELGYSPAESTIGTSESKTEDQPVSSENIRESLKKELEFYFSRENLSKDLYLMSQMDSDQFVPIWTIASMEGIKVLTSDMELILDVLRSSPMVQVDEKGERVRPNHKRCIIILREVPETTPVEEVESLFKNDNCPKVISVEFAHNNNWYVTFQSDTDAQQAYEYLREEVKTFQGKPIMARIKAINTFFAKNGYRSMDSSLYSQQSQSHSQYTSPLFMQHVYPQQQYPVYGIVPPTWTPSPTPYFETPLAPFPNGSFVNGFGSGHYKTGSASLNIARPFHRNRVPLYSRKNVINAFRNHVKPQVRTNELTSSITTMPLESLTGLRSPQPPLPGPAISNQAQTASDLSSMFSHLSSSSSSLDPNDDSSIAARGRRTTTYRGTRRRRDDDRTMRGTLAEAKVSPPKFDLAATNFPPLPGCVISTQGEPVLENRMSDVVRGLYRDKIEPINKETTPSPSQSAVTEDGLTGSSPTRTCAKSVTQALAPLAPSGACQEKRVERLELSVPKATQSTPVQATARPPSTQAVPSARPQASTASTLAKPSTATPAPVAVPALTQEPRKLSYAEVCQRPPKEPLQAAPPSVSPSSSASGQPLRELRVNKAEEPGSSGAPGDKHERSHGRDAGRECKDSRHTRDRDSKAHYRSNGPRGTGGLKFRDQRRPPLPRRHSPQGAYRHTGKEQNIPPVSPK, encoded by the exons ATGAGTTCAGACCAGAGCGGAGAGCCGCCGCTGCTGCAGGAGGAGGCTGATCCCGGACCGAAGACCGGTGGGAAGGACGAGGCTGCGCTGAGGAACGAGGGAGGGTCAGGCGGCATG GTCACATCTAAGGGTACCGGTCTCAACCccaatgccaaagtttggcAGGAGATGCCCATAACCCCCAGCGAGGCTGTGCCAAACAGTCCCCATTGGCccccctcggacctca AGTACTTGGAGCCTCCATGCGCAGGCTGCAGGCCGTACACCGTGGGATTCACAGGCCTGGATAGCAGCAGCTCCACAGCAACAGCTGAGATAGCAGTCAATGGAATGGACCTTCCAGAATTGGGCTATTCCCCTGCAGAGTCCACCATTGGGACCTCAG AGTCCAAAACTGAAGATCAGCCAGTCTCATCTGAGAACATACGCGAGTCTCTAAAGAAAGAGCTGGAGTTTTACTTCTCAAG agaGAACCTCTCCAAGGACCTGTACCTGATGTCTCAGATGGACAGTGACCAGTTTGTTCCCATTTGGACTATTGCCAGCATGGAGGGCATCAAGGTCCTCACAAGTGACATGGAACTCATCTTGGATGTCTTAAGAT CGTCACCCATGGTACAAGTGGATGAGAAAGGGGAGAGAGTGCGCCCCAACCACAAGCGATGTATTATCATACTGCGGGAGGTCCCCGAAACGACACCCGTGGAG GAAGTGGAGTCACTGTTCAAAAACGACAACTGTCCCAAGGTGATAAGCGTTGAGTTTGCCCACAACAACAATTGGTACGTTACATTCCAGTCCGACACTGATGCTCAGCAG GCCTATGAATACTTGCGAGAGGAAGTAAAAACATTTCAGGGAAAACCCATAATG GCCAGGATAAAGGCCATCAACACATTCTTTGCAAAGAATGGCTATCGTAGCATGGACAGCAGTCTGTACTCTCAGCAGTCTCAGAGCCATTCCCAGTACACTTCCCCCCTGTTCATGCAGCACGTCTACCCGCAGCAGCAGTACCCGGTCTACGGCATTGTGCCTCCCACTTGGACACCCTCGCCAACGCCATACTTTGAAACTCCTTTG GCACCTTTTCCCAATGGTAGCTTTGTGAATGGATTTGGCTCTGGACACTATAAAACTGGCTCAGCTTCTCTTAATATCGCTCGGCCTTTCCACAGAAATCG TGTCCCCCTCTATTCAAGAAAGAATGTAATAAATGCCTTCAG AAACCACGTGAAGCCCCAGGTGAGGACCAATGAGTTGACATCGTCTATAACTACCATGCCCTTGGAAAGTCTGACAGGACTGCGCAGTCCACAGCCCCCTCTCCCCGGCCCCGCCATCTCCAACCAAGCCCAGACAGCCTCTGACCTGAGCTCTATGTTCTCACATCTCTCTTCCTCGTCCTCGTCCTTGGACCCAAATGATGACAGTAGCATTGCTGCACGTGGACG ACGGACCACCACTTACAGAGGAACACGGAGGAGGCGAGATGATGACCGCACCATG AGGGGAACGCTGGCAGAAGCTAAAGTGTCACCACCCAAGTTTGACTTGGCTGCCACCAACttccctcctcttcctggcTGTGTGATCAGCACTCAAGGAGAGCCAGTCCTCGAGAACAGAATGTCAGATGTTGTTCGTGGCTTGTATCGGGACAAG ATTGAACCGATAAATAAAGAAACAACTCCAAGTCCAAGCCAGTCTGCGGTCACCGAGGACGGTTTGACAGGCTCAAGTCCCACCCGGACTTGTGCGAAATCTGTCACACAAGCACTTGCACCATTGGCCCCCAG TGGGGCCTGTCAGGAGAAGAGGGTTGAGCGGCTGGAGCTCAGTGTTCCAAAAGCCACCCAAAGCACACCTGTTCAAGCTACAGCCAGGCCCCCCTCCACACAAGCCGTGCCTAGTGCCAGGCCTCAAGCATCTACTGCCTCCACCCTGGCGAAGCCCAGCACGGCAACACCCGCTCCTGTCGCCGTTCCCGCCCTGACACAG GAGCCCCGTAAGCTCAGCTATGCCGAGGTGTGCCAACGGCCTCCCAAAGAACCCCTGCAGGCAGCCCCCCCATCCGTATCCCCCAGCAGCTCCGCGTCAGGCCAGCCTTTGCGTGAGCTGCGTGTGAACAAGGCGGAGGAGCCGGGCTCCAGCGGCG
- the LOC131137339 gene encoding la-related protein 4 isoform X1, which yields MSSDQSGEPPLLQEEADPGPKTGGKDEAALRNEGGSGGMVTSKGTGLNPNAKVWQEMPITPSEAVPNSPHWPPSDLSEEYLEPPCAGCRPYTVGFTGLDSSSSTATAEIAVNGMDLPELGYSPAESTIGTSESKTEDQPVSSENIRESLKKELEFYFSRENLSKDLYLMSQMDSDQFVPIWTIASMEGIKVLTSDMELILDVLRSSPMVQVDEKGERVRPNHKRCIIILREVPETTPVEEVESLFKNDNCPKVISVEFAHNNNWYVTFQSDTDAQQAYEYLREEVKTFQGKPIMARIKAINTFFAKNGYRSMDSSLYSQQSQSHSQYTSPLFMQHVYPQQQYPVYGIVPPTWTPSPTPYFETPLAPFPNGSFVNGFGSGHYKTGSASLNIARPFHRNRVPLYSRKNVINAFRNHVKPQVRTNELTSSITTMPLESLTGLRSPQPPLPGPAISNQAQTASDLSSMFSHLSSSSSSLDPNDDSSIAARGRRTTTYRGTRRRRDDDRTMRGTLAEAKVSPPKFDLAATNFPPLPGCVISTQGEPVLENRMSDVVRGLYRDKIEPINKETTPSPSQSAVTEDGLTGSSPTRTCAKSVTQALAPLAPSGACQEKRVERLELSVPKATQSTPVQATARPPSTQAVPSARPQASTASTLAKPSTATPAPVAVPALTQEPRKLSYAEVCQRPPKEPLQAAPPSVSPSSSASGQPLRELRVNKAEEPGSSGAPGDKHERSHGRDAGRECKDSRHTRDRDSKAHYRSNGPRGTGGLKFRDQRRPPLPRRHSPQGAYRHTGKEQNIPPVSPK from the exons ATGAGTTCAGACCAGAGCGGAGAGCCGCCGCTGCTGCAGGAGGAGGCTGATCCCGGACCGAAGACCGGTGGGAAGGACGAGGCTGCGCTGAGGAACGAGGGAGGGTCAGGCGGCATG GTCACATCTAAGGGTACCGGTCTCAACCccaatgccaaagtttggcAGGAGATGCCCATAACCCCCAGCGAGGCTGTGCCAAACAGTCCCCATTGGCccccctcggacctcagtgagg AGTACTTGGAGCCTCCATGCGCAGGCTGCAGGCCGTACACCGTGGGATTCACAGGCCTGGATAGCAGCAGCTCCACAGCAACAGCTGAGATAGCAGTCAATGGAATGGACCTTCCAGAATTGGGCTATTCCCCTGCAGAGTCCACCATTGGGACCTCAG AGTCCAAAACTGAAGATCAGCCAGTCTCATCTGAGAACATACGCGAGTCTCTAAAGAAAGAGCTGGAGTTTTACTTCTCAAG agaGAACCTCTCCAAGGACCTGTACCTGATGTCTCAGATGGACAGTGACCAGTTTGTTCCCATTTGGACTATTGCCAGCATGGAGGGCATCAAGGTCCTCACAAGTGACATGGAACTCATCTTGGATGTCTTAAGAT CGTCACCCATGGTACAAGTGGATGAGAAAGGGGAGAGAGTGCGCCCCAACCACAAGCGATGTATTATCATACTGCGGGAGGTCCCCGAAACGACACCCGTGGAG GAAGTGGAGTCACTGTTCAAAAACGACAACTGTCCCAAGGTGATAAGCGTTGAGTTTGCCCACAACAACAATTGGTACGTTACATTCCAGTCCGACACTGATGCTCAGCAG GCCTATGAATACTTGCGAGAGGAAGTAAAAACATTTCAGGGAAAACCCATAATG GCCAGGATAAAGGCCATCAACACATTCTTTGCAAAGAATGGCTATCGTAGCATGGACAGCAGTCTGTACTCTCAGCAGTCTCAGAGCCATTCCCAGTACACTTCCCCCCTGTTCATGCAGCACGTCTACCCGCAGCAGCAGTACCCGGTCTACGGCATTGTGCCTCCCACTTGGACACCCTCGCCAACGCCATACTTTGAAACTCCTTTG GCACCTTTTCCCAATGGTAGCTTTGTGAATGGATTTGGCTCTGGACACTATAAAACTGGCTCAGCTTCTCTTAATATCGCTCGGCCTTTCCACAGAAATCG TGTCCCCCTCTATTCAAGAAAGAATGTAATAAATGCCTTCAG AAACCACGTGAAGCCCCAGGTGAGGACCAATGAGTTGACATCGTCTATAACTACCATGCCCTTGGAAAGTCTGACAGGACTGCGCAGTCCACAGCCCCCTCTCCCCGGCCCCGCCATCTCCAACCAAGCCCAGACAGCCTCTGACCTGAGCTCTATGTTCTCACATCTCTCTTCCTCGTCCTCGTCCTTGGACCCAAATGATGACAGTAGCATTGCTGCACGTGGACG ACGGACCACCACTTACAGAGGAACACGGAGGAGGCGAGATGATGACCGCACCATG AGGGGAACGCTGGCAGAAGCTAAAGTGTCACCACCCAAGTTTGACTTGGCTGCCACCAACttccctcctcttcctggcTGTGTGATCAGCACTCAAGGAGAGCCAGTCCTCGAGAACAGAATGTCAGATGTTGTTCGTGGCTTGTATCGGGACAAG ATTGAACCGATAAATAAAGAAACAACTCCAAGTCCAAGCCAGTCTGCGGTCACCGAGGACGGTTTGACAGGCTCAAGTCCCACCCGGACTTGTGCGAAATCTGTCACACAAGCACTTGCACCATTGGCCCCCAG TGGGGCCTGTCAGGAGAAGAGGGTTGAGCGGCTGGAGCTCAGTGTTCCAAAAGCCACCCAAAGCACACCTGTTCAAGCTACAGCCAGGCCCCCCTCCACACAAGCCGTGCCTAGTGCCAGGCCTCAAGCATCTACTGCCTCCACCCTGGCGAAGCCCAGCACGGCAACACCCGCTCCTGTCGCCGTTCCCGCCCTGACACAG GAGCCCCGTAAGCTCAGCTATGCCGAGGTGTGCCAACGGCCTCCCAAAGAACCCCTGCAGGCAGCCCCCCCATCCGTATCCCCCAGCAGCTCCGCGTCAGGCCAGCCTTTGCGTGAGCTGCGTGTGAACAAGGCGGAGGAGCCGGGCTCCAGCGGCG
- the LOC131137339 gene encoding la-related protein 4 isoform X3, translating to MSSDQSGEPPLLQEEADPGPKTGGKDEAALRNEGGSGGMVTSKGTGLNPNAKVWQEMPITPSEAVPNSPHWPPSDLSEEYLEPPCAGCRPYTVGFTGLDSSSSTATAEIAVNGMDLPELGYSPAESTIGTSESKTEDQPVSSENIRESLKKELEFYFSRENLSKDLYLMSQMDSDQFVPIWTIASMEGIKVLTSDMELILDVLRSSPMVQVDEKGERVRPNHKRCIIILREVPETTPVEEVESLFKNDNCPKVISVEFAHNNNWYVTFQSDTDAQQAYEYLREEVKTFQGKPIMARIKAINTFFAKNGYRSMDSSLYSQQSQSHSQYTSPLFMQHVYPQQQYPVYGIVPPTWTPSPTPYFETPLAPFPNGSFVNGFGSGHYKTGSASLNIARPFHRNRNHVKPQVRTNELTSSITTMPLESLTGLRSPQPPLPGPAISNQAQTASDLSSMFSHLSSSSSSLDPNDDSSIAARGRRTTTYRGTRRRRDDDRTMRGTLAEAKVSPPKFDLAATNFPPLPGCVISTQGEPVLENRMSDVVRGLYRDKIEPINKETTPSPSQSAVTEDGLTGSSPTRTCAKSVTQALAPLAPSGACQEKRVERLELSVPKATQSTPVQATARPPSTQAVPSARPQASTASTLAKPSTATPAPVAVPALTQEPRKLSYAEVCQRPPKEPLQAAPPSVSPSSSASGQPLRELRVNKAEEPGSSGAPGDKHERSHGRDAGRECKDSRHTRDRDSKAHYRSNGPRGTGGLKFRDQRRPPLPRRHSPQGAYRHTGKEQNIPPVSPK from the exons ATGAGTTCAGACCAGAGCGGAGAGCCGCCGCTGCTGCAGGAGGAGGCTGATCCCGGACCGAAGACCGGTGGGAAGGACGAGGCTGCGCTGAGGAACGAGGGAGGGTCAGGCGGCATG GTCACATCTAAGGGTACCGGTCTCAACCccaatgccaaagtttggcAGGAGATGCCCATAACCCCCAGCGAGGCTGTGCCAAACAGTCCCCATTGGCccccctcggacctcagtgagg AGTACTTGGAGCCTCCATGCGCAGGCTGCAGGCCGTACACCGTGGGATTCACAGGCCTGGATAGCAGCAGCTCCACAGCAACAGCTGAGATAGCAGTCAATGGAATGGACCTTCCAGAATTGGGCTATTCCCCTGCAGAGTCCACCATTGGGACCTCAG AGTCCAAAACTGAAGATCAGCCAGTCTCATCTGAGAACATACGCGAGTCTCTAAAGAAAGAGCTGGAGTTTTACTTCTCAAG agaGAACCTCTCCAAGGACCTGTACCTGATGTCTCAGATGGACAGTGACCAGTTTGTTCCCATTTGGACTATTGCCAGCATGGAGGGCATCAAGGTCCTCACAAGTGACATGGAACTCATCTTGGATGTCTTAAGAT CGTCACCCATGGTACAAGTGGATGAGAAAGGGGAGAGAGTGCGCCCCAACCACAAGCGATGTATTATCATACTGCGGGAGGTCCCCGAAACGACACCCGTGGAG GAAGTGGAGTCACTGTTCAAAAACGACAACTGTCCCAAGGTGATAAGCGTTGAGTTTGCCCACAACAACAATTGGTACGTTACATTCCAGTCCGACACTGATGCTCAGCAG GCCTATGAATACTTGCGAGAGGAAGTAAAAACATTTCAGGGAAAACCCATAATG GCCAGGATAAAGGCCATCAACACATTCTTTGCAAAGAATGGCTATCGTAGCATGGACAGCAGTCTGTACTCTCAGCAGTCTCAGAGCCATTCCCAGTACACTTCCCCCCTGTTCATGCAGCACGTCTACCCGCAGCAGCAGTACCCGGTCTACGGCATTGTGCCTCCCACTTGGACACCCTCGCCAACGCCATACTTTGAAACTCCTTTG GCACCTTTTCCCAATGGTAGCTTTGTGAATGGATTTGGCTCTGGACACTATAAAACTGGCTCAGCTTCTCTTAATATCGCTCGGCCTTTCCACAGAAATCG AAACCACGTGAAGCCCCAGGTGAGGACCAATGAGTTGACATCGTCTATAACTACCATGCCCTTGGAAAGTCTGACAGGACTGCGCAGTCCACAGCCCCCTCTCCCCGGCCCCGCCATCTCCAACCAAGCCCAGACAGCCTCTGACCTGAGCTCTATGTTCTCACATCTCTCTTCCTCGTCCTCGTCCTTGGACCCAAATGATGACAGTAGCATTGCTGCACGTGGACG ACGGACCACCACTTACAGAGGAACACGGAGGAGGCGAGATGATGACCGCACCATG AGGGGAACGCTGGCAGAAGCTAAAGTGTCACCACCCAAGTTTGACTTGGCTGCCACCAACttccctcctcttcctggcTGTGTGATCAGCACTCAAGGAGAGCCAGTCCTCGAGAACAGAATGTCAGATGTTGTTCGTGGCTTGTATCGGGACAAG ATTGAACCGATAAATAAAGAAACAACTCCAAGTCCAAGCCAGTCTGCGGTCACCGAGGACGGTTTGACAGGCTCAAGTCCCACCCGGACTTGTGCGAAATCTGTCACACAAGCACTTGCACCATTGGCCCCCAG TGGGGCCTGTCAGGAGAAGAGGGTTGAGCGGCTGGAGCTCAGTGTTCCAAAAGCCACCCAAAGCACACCTGTTCAAGCTACAGCCAGGCCCCCCTCCACACAAGCCGTGCCTAGTGCCAGGCCTCAAGCATCTACTGCCTCCACCCTGGCGAAGCCCAGCACGGCAACACCCGCTCCTGTCGCCGTTCCCGCCCTGACACAG GAGCCCCGTAAGCTCAGCTATGCCGAGGTGTGCCAACGGCCTCCCAAAGAACCCCTGCAGGCAGCCCCCCCATCCGTATCCCCCAGCAGCTCCGCGTCAGGCCAGCCTTTGCGTGAGCTGCGTGTGAACAAGGCGGAGGAGCCGGGCTCCAGCGGCG